One segment of Pandoraea pnomenusa DNA contains the following:
- a CDS encoding VIT1/CCC1 transporter family protein, translating into MTTFQRRAHPERHRTEHIGWLRAAVLGANDGIISTASLVAGVAAAHASHASITTTAVAGLVAGAMSMAAGEFVSVYSQADTEKADLTREREELKNSPEAEHRELAAIYVRRGLDHQLADQVATQLMAHDALGAHARDELGISEALSARPLQAALASAGSFAVGAAMPLAVVLLAPEQSLLYWVVATAIVFLALLGVAAAAVGGTPLFRSALRVAFWGTLAMAVTAGVGAVFGTTV; encoded by the coding sequence ATGACAACGTTTCAACGCCGCGCTCATCCGGAGCGTCATCGCACCGAACACATCGGCTGGTTGCGTGCCGCCGTCCTGGGGGCCAATGACGGCATCATTTCCACGGCCAGTCTGGTCGCGGGCGTCGCCGCGGCCCATGCGAGCCATGCCAGCATCACGACCACGGCGGTCGCGGGACTGGTGGCCGGGGCCATGTCGATGGCGGCTGGCGAGTTCGTATCGGTCTATTCGCAGGCCGACACGGAAAAGGCGGATTTGACGCGGGAGCGCGAAGAGCTGAAGAACAGCCCCGAAGCGGAGCATCGGGAACTGGCCGCCATCTATGTACGGCGGGGCCTGGATCACCAGCTCGCGGACCAGGTCGCCACGCAACTGATGGCGCACGATGCGCTGGGCGCGCATGCGCGTGACGAATTGGGGATCTCGGAGGCGTTGAGCGCGCGTCCGCTGCAAGCCGCGCTGGCTTCCGCCGGGAGCTTCGCCGTCGGGGCCGCCATGCCGCTGGCGGTGGTTCTGCTGGCACCCGAGCAAAGCCTGCTCTATTGGGTGGTGGCAACGGCGATTGTTTTCCTTGCCCTGCTCGGTGTCGCCGCCGCCGCCGTGGGCGGAACGCCTTTGTTCAGAAGCGCCTTGCGCGTGGCCTTCTGGGGCACCCTGGCCATGGCGGTGACTGCCGGCGTGGGGGCCGTGTTCGGCACCACTGTCTGA
- a CDS encoding cold-shock protein — MSTGIVKWFNDSKGFGFIKPDDGSDDLFAHFSEIQPQGRTEFRSLQENQHVTFDVKRGPKGLQASNIKPA, encoded by the coding sequence ATGAGCACCGGAATCGTCAAATGGTTCAACGACAGCAAAGGCTTCGGCTTCATCAAGCCGGATGACGGCAGCGACGATCTGTTCGCGCATTTTTCCGAGATTCAGCCGCAGGGACGCACCGAGTTCCGCAGCCTGCAAGAGAATCAGCACGTCACGTTCGACGTCAAACGCGGCCCCAAGGGCTTGCAGGCGTCCAATATCAAGCCCGCCTGA
- a CDS encoding AMP-binding protein, whose product MPQTLNFEDARDLLLAQRAHYDVAYRDFRWPVLTRFNWALDFFDPQAQGNDRPALWVVEEDGRETRLSFAEMSARSNRVANFLRQRGVARGDRVLLMLPNQVELWDLMLACMKLGAVMIPATTLLAAGDLVDRLERGRVRHVITTAREAAKFAALAGDYQRLAVGEAPPEGWTPFAPAYEASDRFVPDGETLATDPLLLYFTSGTTSRPKLVLHTHQSYPVGHLATMYWLGLQPGDLHWNISSPGWAKHAWSCFFAPWNAGAAIFIYNFSRFDARTALQTAARCEVTTLCAPPTVWRMMIQEDLARHPVKFRELIGAGEPLNPEVIDQVRRAWNITIRDGYGQTETCCQIGNSPGQPVKAGAMGRPMPGYRVVLLDHDGNETDEGEICLALASRPTGLMQGYEDDREKTAEVMRDGYYHTGDVAMRDERGYFTYVGRADDVFKASDYRISPFELESELIKHPAVAEAGVVPSPDPVRLAVPKAFVSLRSGFQADDKLALDILRFCRDHLAPYKRIRRIEFCELPKTISGKIRRVELRRAEEGRALELRREMEFWDVDFPDLK is encoded by the coding sequence ATGCCGCAAACCCTGAATTTCGAGGACGCGCGCGATCTGCTGCTCGCACAGCGCGCGCACTACGATGTGGCGTATCGTGACTTCCGCTGGCCGGTGCTGACCCGCTTCAACTGGGCGCTCGACTTCTTCGATCCGCAAGCGCAAGGCAACGATCGGCCCGCCCTCTGGGTCGTCGAAGAGGATGGGCGCGAGACGCGTCTGTCGTTCGCCGAGATGTCGGCGCGCTCCAACCGCGTCGCCAATTTCCTGCGTCAGCGAGGGGTCGCGCGCGGCGACCGTGTACTGCTCATGTTGCCGAATCAAGTCGAACTCTGGGACCTCATGCTCGCGTGCATGAAGCTCGGCGCCGTCATGATTCCCGCCACGACGCTGCTCGCCGCCGGCGATCTCGTCGACCGACTCGAGCGCGGTCGCGTGCGGCACGTGATCACCACCGCGCGCGAGGCCGCCAAGTTCGCCGCGCTCGCCGGCGACTACCAGCGCCTTGCCGTGGGCGAGGCCCCGCCCGAAGGATGGACGCCGTTCGCCCCGGCCTACGAGGCCAGCGATCGGTTCGTGCCCGATGGCGAGACCCTGGCGACCGATCCGCTGCTGCTGTACTTCACGTCGGGCACGACATCGCGTCCGAAGCTCGTGCTGCATACCCATCAAAGTTACCCCGTGGGGCACCTCGCCACCATGTATTGGCTCGGACTCCAGCCCGGCGACCTTCACTGGAACATCAGCTCGCCCGGTTGGGCCAAGCACGCATGGAGTTGCTTCTTCGCGCCGTGGAATGCCGGCGCGGCGATCTTCATCTATAACTTCTCGCGCTTCGACGCCCGCACCGCTCTGCAAACCGCGGCACGCTGCGAGGTCACCACCCTCTGCGCCCCACCCACCGTCTGGCGCATGATGATTCAGGAAGATCTCGCGCGGCACCCGGTGAAGTTTCGCGAACTCATCGGTGCGGGCGAGCCGCTCAATCCCGAAGTCATCGATCAGGTCAGGCGCGCCTGGAACATCACTATCCGCGACGGCTACGGCCAGACCGAGACGTGCTGCCAGATCGGCAATTCGCCCGGCCAGCCGGTCAAGGCGGGCGCGATGGGGCGTCCCATGCCCGGCTACCGCGTCGTGCTGCTCGATCACGACGGCAACGAGACCGACGAAGGGGAGATCTGTCTCGCGCTGGCGTCGCGTCCAACCGGACTGATGCAGGGGTACGAGGATGACAGGGAGAAGACCGCCGAAGTCATGCGCGACGGCTATTACCACACCGGCGACGTCGCCATGCGTGACGAGCGCGGCTATTTCACTTACGTGGGCCGGGCCGACGACGTCTTCAAGGCATCCGACTACCGCATCAGCCCGTTCGAGCTCGAGAGCGAACTGATCAAGCATCCGGCGGTGGCCGAGGCGGGCGTCGTGCCGAGCCCCGATCCCGTGCGCCTCGCGGTGCCGAAGGCCTTCGTGTCGCTTCGCAGCGGCTTTCAGGCGGACGATAAACTCGCTCTCGATATCCTGCGTTTTTGCCGCGACCATCTCGCGCCATACAAGCGGATTCGGCGCATCGAGTTTTGCGAGTTGCCGAAGACGATCTCCGGAAAGATTCGGCGTGTCGAATTGCGCCGGGCGGAGGAGGGGCGTGCGCTGGAGTTGCGCCGCGAGATGGAATTCTGGGACGTCGACTTTCCCGATCTCAAGTGA
- a CDS encoding sulfite exporter TauE/SafE family protein, with product MTHLIPVLSLGLVTFLLAGFVKGVIGLGLPTVAVGLLGLAMPTAEAAALLIVPSLVTNVWQLLAGPRFAALAGRLWPMLLGICVGTWAGSGWLANGGNVAGMALGVALLVYAALGLAAVRLHVPGHWSRATTGALGGGIGAITGLVTAATGVFVIPAVPFLQALDLDRDDLVQALGLSFTVSTLALAAGLAHDGIFHGHAIGVSLLALVPALGGMFLGQWVRTRVSAPVFRRCFFVGLAMLGAELVIQHIR from the coding sequence ATGACCCATCTCATCCCCGTGCTCTCGCTGGGGCTCGTTACCTTTTTGCTTGCGGGCTTCGTCAAGGGGGTCATCGGACTGGGCCTGCCGACGGTGGCCGTCGGATTGCTCGGCCTGGCCATGCCGACCGCCGAAGCCGCGGCACTACTGATCGTACCGTCGCTCGTTACCAACGTCTGGCAACTGCTCGCCGGTCCACGTTTCGCGGCTTTGGCCGGAAGACTGTGGCCGATGTTGCTCGGCATCTGCGTCGGCACCTGGGCCGGCAGCGGATGGCTTGCCAACGGCGGCAATGTGGCCGGCATGGCACTGGGTGTGGCGCTGCTCGTCTATGCGGCGCTGGGGCTCGCGGCCGTGCGCCTGCATGTGCCCGGGCACTGGTCGCGGGCGACGACCGGTGCGCTCGGGGGTGGCATTGGCGCGATCACGGGCCTGGTCACGGCGGCGACGGGCGTATTCGTGATCCCTGCCGTGCCGTTTCTCCAGGCGCTCGACCTCGACAGGGACGATCTGGTTCAGGCGCTGGGGCTGTCGTTTACCGTGTCGACGTTGGCACTTGCCGCGGGGCTGGCGCACGACGGCATCTTCCACGGACATGCGATCGGGGTTTCCCTGCTGGCGCTCGTCCCGGCGCTGGGCGGGATGTTCCTCGGCCAGTGGGTGCGCACCCGTGTGAGTGCGCCGGTCTTTCGCCGATGCTTCTTTGTCGGCCTGGCAATGCTCGGTGCGGAGCTGGTGATTCAGCACATCCGATGA
- the gshA gene encoding glutamate--cysteine ligase — MAHAGQEAAHGLLDRRLALIMQPAHRALLADGLSGIERETLRVQADGALALTPHPRALGSALTNDEITTDYSEALLEFITPPQHDAADVIARLDEIHQFAYRKLGAELLWSDSMPPALPPEDVIPIADYGTSHIGMLKHVYRRGLALRYGKPMQCIAGIHYNFSLAEPVWELLRKHEGATESPRDYQSARYVALIRNFRRYSWLLMYLFGASPVLHAEFLRGREHGLDAFDEGTLGLPYATSLRMSDLGYQNSAQSEVSPCYDCLPSYIDALTQAVSQPHPAYEALGTKRNGEWIQLSTNLLQIENEFYATIRPKRVTYSGERPVQALARRGVQYVEVRCIDIDPFLPVGIDVDTARFIDAFLLFCALEDSPSCSNAENMENRDNFAHVVKEGRKPGLVLHRGGEAITLFDWAQALLDRIDRTAAAFDAQRGGAHYAHSMALQRAKVQDVSLTPSARVMAALEPLRGTKGGAFQAFALEQSKRHAKTLRDMPLDPKVEAHFEALAQKSLASQAELERTQVGDFDAFVAAYRAGTLGTVSV, encoded by the coding sequence ATCGCACACGCCGGTCAGGAGGCCGCTCACGGGCTGCTCGATCGGCGTCTGGCGCTCATCATGCAACCCGCCCACCGCGCGCTGCTCGCTGATGGCCTGTCCGGCATTGAACGCGAGACCCTGCGCGTACAGGCCGATGGCGCGCTCGCACTGACCCCGCATCCGCGTGCCCTCGGTTCGGCGCTGACCAACGACGAGATCACCACCGATTACTCCGAAGCGCTGCTCGAGTTCATCACGCCACCCCAGCACGACGCCGCCGACGTCATTGCCCGGCTCGACGAGATCCACCAGTTCGCCTATCGCAAGCTCGGCGCGGAACTGCTGTGGAGCGATTCGATGCCGCCCGCGCTGCCGCCGGAAGACGTGATTCCCATCGCCGACTATGGCACGTCGCACATCGGCATGCTCAAGCACGTGTATCGCCGCGGTCTCGCGCTGCGCTACGGCAAGCCGATGCAGTGCATCGCCGGTATTCACTACAACTTCTCGCTCGCCGAGCCGGTGTGGGAACTGCTTCGCAAGCACGAGGGCGCAACCGAGTCGCCGCGCGATTACCAGTCGGCCCGCTATGTTGCGCTCATCCGCAACTTCCGCCGCTATAGCTGGCTGCTGATGTATCTGTTCGGTGCGTCGCCGGTGTTGCATGCCGAATTCCTGCGCGGACGCGAACACGGCCTCGACGCTTTCGACGAAGGCACGCTCGGCCTGCCCTACGCGACCAGCCTGCGCATGAGCGACCTGGGCTATCAGAACAGCGCACAGTCGGAGGTGTCGCCGTGCTACGACTGTCTGCCCAGCTACATCGATGCGCTCACGCAAGCGGTGAGTCAGCCGCACCCGGCGTACGAGGCGCTTGGCACGAAGCGCAATGGCGAGTGGATCCAGCTCTCGACCAATCTGCTGCAAATCGAAAACGAGTTTTATGCCACGATCCGCCCTAAGCGGGTCACATACAGCGGCGAGCGCCCCGTGCAGGCACTCGCGCGGCGCGGCGTGCAGTACGTGGAGGTCCGCTGCATCGACATCGATCCGTTCCTGCCGGTCGGTATCGACGTCGACACCGCACGCTTCATCGACGCGTTCCTGCTGTTCTGCGCACTCGAAGACAGCCCGTCGTGCTCGAATGCCGAGAACATGGAAAATCGCGACAACTTCGCGCATGTCGTCAAGGAAGGCCGCAAGCCCGGCCTCGTGCTGCATCGCGGCGGCGAAGCCATTACGCTGTTCGACTGGGCGCAGGCGTTGCTCGATCGCATCGATCGCACGGCGGCGGCCTTCGACGCCCAGCGTGGCGGCGCTCATTATGCGCACTCCATGGCACTGCAGCGGGCCAAGGTGCAGGACGTCTCGCTCACGCCGTCGGCGCGCGTGATGGCGGCGCTCGAACCGCTGCGTGGCACGAAGGGCGGCGCATTCCAGGCGTTCGCGCTCGAGCAGAGCAAGCGTCATGCGAAGACCTTGCGCGACATGCCGCTCGACCCGAAGGTCGAGGCGCATTTCGAGGCGCTCGCGCAGAAGTCGCTGGCATCGCAGGCCGAACTGGAGCGCACGCAAGTGGGCGACTTCGACGCCTTCGTGGCTGCCTATCGCGCCGGCACGCTCGGGACGGTCAGCGTCTGA
- a CDS encoding AzlD domain-containing protein, whose amino-acid sequence MNYVLAILGMAAVTLAVKAGIFVLGDRVRFPEWLREALSFVPVTVLTAIIVPMTLAPHGNGLELTWRNPQLVAALVAIAVCAATRHQLLTIGAGLAVFFAWQLGVLA is encoded by the coding sequence ATGAACTACGTTCTGGCGATTCTCGGCATGGCGGCCGTGACATTGGCGGTCAAGGCCGGCATCTTCGTGCTGGGCGACCGGGTGAGATTCCCGGAGTGGCTGCGCGAGGCGCTGTCGTTCGTGCCCGTCACCGTGCTCACGGCCATCATCGTACCGATGACGCTCGCGCCCCACGGCAATGGACTGGAGCTGACCTGGCGCAATCCACAACTCGTGGCCGCGCTGGTGGCGATCGCCGTGTGCGCGGCCACGCGTCACCAATTGCTCACTATCGGCGCCGGGCTGGCGGTCTTCTTCGCCTGGCAACTCGGCGTGCTCGCCTGA
- a CDS encoding AzlC family ABC transporter permease, with protein MPAPSRAASFAAGARDTLPMIVGAAPFGLIFGALVATTPLAPWHGQLMSLTVFAGSSQFIAAGLFATGVGYAVLWATTLIVNLRHMLYAANLLPHVKHLDLRWRTVLGFLLTDETFAVTSGHFHRHPDDPLGQWYFLGSGLSMYLNWQVWTLAGLLFGAAFPRLQTLGLDFAMVATFIAIIVPQMARVPWAVATVVAGASAYACQGLPYKLGLLAAVALGIAAGMIMLHAKRRNGARPSRKSGEDDARKPGGMRASGKPAGGAQ; from the coding sequence ATGCCGGCTCCGTCCCGTGCGGCAAGCTTCGCCGCAGGCGCTCGCGACACCCTGCCGATGATCGTCGGCGCAGCACCGTTCGGCCTGATTTTCGGTGCGCTGGTTGCCACCACGCCGCTCGCGCCATGGCACGGGCAGCTCATGTCACTCACTGTCTTCGCCGGCTCGAGCCAGTTCATCGCCGCAGGCCTGTTCGCCACCGGCGTAGGTTACGCGGTGCTGTGGGCCACCACGTTGATCGTCAATCTGCGTCACATGCTGTACGCCGCGAACCTGTTGCCCCATGTGAAGCATCTGGATCTGCGGTGGCGCACGGTGCTGGGATTCCTGCTCACGGACGAGACCTTCGCCGTCACCAGCGGTCACTTCCATCGTCACCCGGACGATCCACTGGGGCAGTGGTACTTCCTCGGCTCGGGGCTGTCGATGTACCTCAACTGGCAGGTGTGGACGCTCGCGGGTCTGCTGTTCGGCGCCGCCTTCCCACGCCTGCAAACCCTGGGCCTGGATTTCGCCATGGTCGCCACGTTCATTGCGATCATCGTGCCCCAGATGGCCCGCGTGCCCTGGGCGGTGGCTACCGTGGTCGCCGGCGCGAGCGCCTACGCATGCCAGGGCTTGCCCTACAAGCTCGGCCTGCTCGCGGCCGTGGCGTTGGGCATCGCGGCCGGCATGATCATGCTGCATGCGAAGCGTCGCAACGGCGCACGCCCGTCCCGCAAGAGCGGCGAAGACGATGCGCGCAAACCCGGTGGCATGCGCGCGTCTGGCAAGCCGGCGGGAGGTGCGCAATGA
- a CDS encoding penicillin-binding protein 1A produces the protein MSLKHCLPPRTPSHPARQHRQIRQHAPAIASQAPAASTSRHGRQRGFGTLAVVLATLAGLAVVGALIVGYALIVMRPNLPPLDVITDYRPKVPLRIYTSDNVLIGEFGEERRSLVTIDQIPDVMKKAVLAIEDYRFYDHGGVDFIGILRAGVSDVLHGGAAQGASTITMQVARNFFLSREKTATRKIYEMLLAYKIESALSKDKILELYMNQIYLGQRAYGFASAARIYFGKDLKDITLGEAAMLAGLPKAPSAYNPIVNPKRAKIRQEYILKRMLDLGYITRNQYEDALHEPIRTRTAGNEYNVHAEYVAEMVRQAVYDEYKDDAYTRGLTVITTLDSKKQQAAYDAVRMGVLDYERRHAYRGPEGFVELPAAMPDRQQLIEDTLLEHPDNGDLVAAVVVAASSSQVTAVPLSGDAVVVSGDGIGFASSALSSRASEKLRIRPGSIIRVMKDARGKWRIAQLPEVQGALVSLSPDDGAIRALVGGFDFNQSKFNRATQAWRQPGSTFKPVVYSAAIEKGVSPATMVMDGPLNLPPSQTGGQAWDPHDDDAFSGPMTVREGLQRSKNLVAIRLLQFAGTQYTQEYATRFGFDADKVPPYLPMALGAGQTTPLQLAGAYAVFANGGYRVAPYLISEIRDARGNVLNKATPVIANVNAARAISAPNAFIMNSLLQSVAQRGTGAGTNVLKRTDLAGKTGTTNDALDGWFAGYQHTLVAVAWLGFDQPKTLGSREFGAQLALPVWTKYMSVALNGVPQQQMAMPPGVSVVNGELYESDKLPGNGFVASIGIDDNSGGFSLPFFGNSTPEPAAPPPAAAQPPSPGGVDAREKARILDLFKHP, from the coding sequence ATGTCCTTGAAGCATTGTTTGCCGCCTCGCACGCCGTCTCATCCGGCGCGCCAACACCGCCAAATCCGCCAACACGCCCCCGCCATCGCATCCCAGGCGCCTGCTGCCTCGACCAGCCGCCATGGTCGTCAGCGCGGCTTCGGCACGCTTGCCGTCGTCCTGGCCACGCTCGCTGGCCTGGCGGTCGTCGGCGCCCTGATCGTCGGTTATGCGCTGATCGTGATGCGCCCCAACCTGCCGCCGCTCGACGTCATTACCGACTATCGCCCGAAGGTACCGCTGCGCATCTACACGTCCGATAACGTGCTGATCGGCGAATTCGGCGAGGAGCGCCGCAGTCTCGTCACGATCGACCAGATTCCGGACGTGATGAAGAAGGCCGTGCTCGCGATCGAGGACTATCGTTTCTACGATCATGGCGGCGTCGACTTCATCGGTATCCTGAGAGCCGGGGTGTCGGACGTACTGCACGGCGGCGCCGCGCAGGGTGCCAGCACGATCACCATGCAGGTCGCGCGCAACTTCTTCCTCTCGCGCGAGAAGACCGCCACGCGCAAGATCTACGAAATGCTGCTCGCGTACAAGATCGAGTCCGCGCTGTCGAAGGACAAGATTCTCGAGCTGTACATGAACCAGATCTATCTGGGCCAGCGCGCTTACGGCTTCGCGAGCGCCGCGCGCATCTACTTCGGCAAGGATCTCAAGGACATCACGCTTGGCGAGGCCGCCATGCTGGCCGGCCTGCCGAAGGCGCCGTCGGCCTACAATCCGATCGTCAATCCGAAGCGCGCGAAAATCCGTCAGGAATACATCCTCAAGCGCATGCTCGACCTGGGCTACATCACTCGCAACCAATACGAAGATGCACTGCACGAACCGATCCGCACCCGGACCGCGGGCAACGAGTACAACGTGCATGCCGAGTATGTGGCCGAAATGGTGCGCCAGGCCGTGTACGACGAGTACAAGGACGACGCATACACGCGCGGCCTGACGGTCATCACGACGCTGGATTCGAAAAAGCAGCAGGCGGCCTACGACGCCGTTCGCATGGGCGTGCTCGATTACGAGCGCCGTCATGCGTACCGCGGGCCGGAGGGATTCGTCGAGCTGCCGGCGGCCATGCCCGATCGACAGCAATTGATCGAGGACACATTGCTGGAACATCCTGACAACGGCGACCTCGTCGCGGCGGTCGTGGTAGCCGCCAGCTCGTCGCAGGTCACCGCGGTGCCGCTCTCGGGCGACGCGGTAGTGGTCAGCGGCGACGGCATCGGCTTCGCGTCGTCGGCACTCTCGTCCAGAGCGAGCGAGAAGCTGCGCATTCGCCCGGGCTCGATCATCCGCGTGATGAAGGACGCGCGCGGCAAGTGGCGCATCGCGCAGTTGCCGGAGGTGCAAGGCGCGCTGGTTTCGCTCTCGCCCGACGACGGGGCGATCCGCGCGCTCGTCGGCGGGTTCGACTTCAATCAGAGCAAGTTCAACCGCGCCACGCAGGCCTGGCGCCAGCCGGGCTCGACGTTCAAGCCCGTGGTGTATTCGGCGGCCATCGAGAAAGGGGTGAGCCCCGCCACGATGGTGATGGACGGCCCGCTCAACCTGCCGCCCTCGCAGACCGGCGGGCAGGCTTGGGACCCGCACGACGACGACGCCTTCAGCGGTCCGATGACCGTACGCGAAGGCCTGCAGCGCTCGAAGAACCTGGTGGCGATTCGTCTGCTGCAATTCGCCGGCACGCAATACACGCAGGAATACGCCACGCGCTTCGGCTTCGACGCCGACAAGGTGCCGCCGTATCTGCCGATGGCGCTCGGCGCGGGCCAGACCACACCGCTGCAACTGGCGGGCGCTTACGCGGTGTTCGCCAACGGCGGCTACCGTGTCGCGCCGTATCTGATCAGCGAAATTCGCGACGCGCGCGGCAACGTGCTCAACAAGGCCACGCCGGTCATCGCGAATGTGAACGCCGCGCGCGCGATCTCGGCACCGAACGCGTTCATCATGAACAGCCTGCTGCAATCGGTGGCGCAGCGCGGCACGGGCGCCGGCACGAACGTGCTCAAACGCACCGATCTGGCCGGCAAGACCGGCACCACCAACGACGCTCTCGATGGGTGGTTCGCGGGTTACCAGCACACGCTCGTGGCGGTGGCCTGGCTCGGCTTCGATCAACCGAAAACGCTCGGCAGCCGCGAATTCGGCGCGCAGTTGGCGTTGCCGGTCTGGACCAAATACATGAGCGTTGCCCTGAACGGCGTGCCGCAGCAGCAGATGGCCATGCCGCCGGGCGTGAGCGTGGTCAACGGCGAGCTTTACGAGTCGGACAAGCTGCCCGGCAACGGCTTCGTGGCGAGCATCGGCATCGACGACAACAGCGGGGGCTTCTCGCTGCCGTTCTTCGGCAACAGCACCCCCGAACCCGCCGCGCCGCCACCGGCGGCCGCCCAGCCGCCCTCGCCCGGCGGCGTGGATGCCCGCGAAAAGGCGCGCATTCTCGACCTGTTCAAACATCCCTGA
- a CDS encoding LysE family translocator — translation MPALSTWLAFALVAIGMALTPGPNMMYLISRSLCQGPAAGLVSLGGVALGFVFYMLCAAFGITALLFAVPFAYDVLRFGGALYLLWLAWQALKPGGRSPFEVRALARDGNRRLFLMGLFTSVLNPKIAMLYLALLPQFVHPEHGSVLTQSLALGATQIVCSVMVNAGVALSAGGIARFLGQRPAWLRIQRWLMGGVLGALALRMATEARR, via the coding sequence ATGCCTGCACTTTCGACCTGGCTGGCCTTCGCATTGGTCGCTATCGGTATGGCCCTCACCCCGGGGCCGAACATGATGTACCTGATTTCGCGTTCCCTGTGCCAGGGACCGGCCGCGGGACTCGTTTCGCTGGGCGGTGTGGCGCTGGGCTTCGTCTTCTACATGCTGTGCGCGGCCTTCGGCATCACCGCCCTGCTCTTCGCGGTGCCGTTTGCCTACGACGTGCTGCGTTTCGGCGGCGCCCTCTACCTGCTCTGGCTGGCCTGGCAGGCGCTCAAGCCGGGCGGGCGCTCCCCGTTCGAGGTTCGCGCCCTGGCGCGCGACGGCAACCGCCGCCTGTTCCTGATGGGCCTGTTCACATCGGTGCTCAACCCGAAGATCGCCATGCTGTACCTGGCGCTGCTGCCGCAGTTCGTGCATCCCGAGCATGGCAGCGTGCTCACGCAGTCGCTGGCCCTCGGCGCCACGCAGATCGTGTGCAGCGTGATGGTCAACGCCGGTGTCGCCCTGTCGGCGGGGGGGATCGCGCGATTCCTCGGCCAGCGTCCGGCATGGCTGCGCATCCAGCGCTGGCTCATGGGCGGCGTGCTTGGGGCGCTCGCCCTGCGCATGGCCACGGAAGCCCGTCGCTGA